One genomic region from Rattus norvegicus strain BN/NHsdMcwi chromosome 10, GRCr8, whole genome shotgun sequence encodes:
- the Wfikkn2 gene encoding WAP, Kazal, immunoglobulin, Kunitz and NTR domain-containing protein 2 precursor, with protein MWAPGHHRFWFHWGLLLLLLLGAPLRGLALPHIRYSHAGICPNDMNPNLWVDAQSTCKRECETDQECETYEKCCPNVCGTKSCVAARYMDVKGKKGPVGMPKEATCDHFMCLQQGSECDIWDGQPVCKCKDRCEKEPSFTCASDGLTYYNRCYMDAEACSKGVTLSVVTCRYHFTWPNTSPPPPETTVHPTTASPETLGLDMAAPALLNHPVHQSVTVGETVSFLCDVVGRPRPELTWEKQLEDRENVVMRPNHVRGNVVVTNIAQLVIYNAQPQDAGIYTCTARNVAGVLRADFPLSVVRGGQARATSESSLNGTAFPATECLKPPDSEDCGEEQTRWHFDAQANNCLTFTFGHCHRNLNHFETYEACMLACMSGPLATCSLPALQGPCKAYVPRWAYNSQTGLCQSFVYGGCEGNGNNFESREACEESCPFPRGNQNCRACKPRQKLVTSFCRSDFVILGRVSELTEEPDSGRALVTVDEVLKDEKMGLKFLGREPLEVTLLHVDWTCPCPNVTVGETPLIIMGEVEGGMAMLKPDSFVGASSTRRVRKLREVMYKKTCDVLKDFLGLQ; from the exons ATGTGGGCCCCAGGGCATCATCGGTTCTGGTTCCACTGGGGGCTGCTTTTGCTGCTGCTCCTCGGGGCTCCCCTTCGAGGCCTAGCGCTGCCACACATCCGATACTCCCATGCAGGCATCTGCCCCAACGACATGAACCCCAACCTCTGGGTGGATGCCCAGAGCACCTGCAAGCGAGAGTGTGAAACAGACCAG GAATGTGAGACCTATGAGAAGTGCTGCCCCAATGTGTGTGGGACCAAGAGCTGCGTAGCAGCCCGCTACATGGATGTGAAAGGGAAGAAGGGCCCTGTGGGCATGCCCAAGGAGGCCACGTGTGACCATTTCATGTGTCTGCAGCAGGGCTCCGAGTGTGACATCTGGGACGGCCAGCCTGTGTGTAAGTGTAAAGACCGCTGTGAGAAGGAGCCCAGCTTCACCTGTGCCTCTGACGGCCTTACCTACTACAACCGTTGTTACATGGACGCCGAGGCCTGCTCCAAGGGCGTCACACTGTCTGTGGTCACCTGCCGCTATCACTTCACCTGGCCCAACACCAGCCCTCCTCCGCCCGAGACCACTGTACACCCTACCACCGCCTCTCCAGAGACTCTCGGGCTGGACATGGCCGCCCCGGCCCTGCTCAACCACCCCGTCCATCAGTCAGTCACTGTGGGTGAGACTGTGAGTTTCCTCTGTGACGTAGTAGGCAGGCCTAGGCCAGAGCTCACTTGGGAGAAACAGCTGGAGGATCGAGAGAATGTGGTCATGAGACCCAACCACGTGCGTGGTAATGTGGTGGTCACCAACATCGCCCAGCTGGTCATCTACAATGCGCAGCCCCAGGATGCAGGTATATACACCTGTACAGCTCGGAATGTCGCTGGGGTCCTGAGGGCTGACTTCCCATTGTCAGTGGTCAGGGGAGGTCAGGCCAGGGCCACCTCAGAGAGCAGTCTTAACGGCACAGCCTTCCCGGCAACAGAGTGCCTGAAGCCCCCAGACAGTGAGGACTGTGGAGAGGAACAGACACGCTGGCACTTCGATGCCCAGGCTAACAACTGCCTCACGTTCACCTTTGGCCACTGCCACCGCAATCTCAACCACTTCGAGACCTATGAGGCCTGCATGCTGGCTTGTATGAGTGGGCCGTTGGCCACATGCAGCCTGCCCGCCCTGCAGGGACCCTGCAAAGCCTACGTGCCACGCTGGGCCTACAACAGCCAGACGGGTCTATGCCAGTCCTTCGTCTATGGCGGCTGTGAAGGCAATGGAAACAACTTTGAAAGCCGTGAGGCCTGCGAGGAGTCTTGTCCCTTCCCAAGGGGCAACCAGAATTGCCGAGCCTGCAAGCCACGACAAAAACTCGTTACCAGCTTCTGTCGGAGTGACTTTGTCATCCTGGGCAGGGTCTCTGAGCTGACCGAAGAGCCTGACTCAGGCCGTGCCCTGGTGACCGTGGATGAGGTCCTAAAAGATGAGAAGATGGGTCTCAAGTTTCTGGGCCGGGAACCGCTGGAAGTCACTCTGCTTCATGTGGACTGGACCTGTCCTTGCCCCAATGTGACAGTGGGAGAGACACCGCTCATCATCAtgggggaagtggaggggggTATGGCCATGCTGAAACCTGATAGCTTTGTGGGTGCATCAAGCACTCGGCGGGTCAGGAAGCTCCGTGAGGTCATGTACAAGAAAACCTGCGATGTCCTCAAGGACTTCCTGGGCTTGCAATGA